A stretch of Capricornis sumatraensis isolate serow.1 chromosome 10, serow.2, whole genome shotgun sequence DNA encodes these proteins:
- the ANXA7 gene encoding annexin A7 isoform X1, with the protein MSYPGYPPTGYPPFPGYPPTGQESSFPPPGQYPYPSGFPPMGGGAYPPAPSSGYPGAGGYPAPGGYPAPGGYPGTPQPGGAPSYPGVLPGQGFGAPPGGAGFSGYPQPPTQSYGGGPAQVPLPGGFPGGAMPSQYPGGQPPYPSQINTESFPSYPVFSPVSWDYSSEPAAMTQGTQGTIRPAANFDAMRDAEVLRKAMKGFGTDEQAIIDVVANRSNDQRQKIKAAFKTMYGKDLIKDLKSELSGNMEELILALFMPPTYYDAWSLRNAMKGAGTQERVLIEILCTRTNQEIREIVRCYQSEFGRDLEKDIRSDTSGHFERLLVSMCQGNRDENQNVNHQLAQEDAQRLYQAGEGRLGTDESCFNMVLATRSFPQLKATMEAYSRMANRDLLSSVSREFSGNVESGLKTILQCALNRPAFFAERLYYSMKGAGTDDSTLVRIVVTRSEIDLVQIKQMFSQMYQKTLGTVIASDTSGDYRKLLLAIVGQ; encoded by the exons ATGTCATACCCAGGCTATCCGCCCACAGGCTATCCACCTTTCCCTGGATATCCC CCTACGGGTCAGGAgtcctctttccctcctcctgGTCAGTATCCTTATCCTAGTGGTTTTCCTCCAATGGGAGGAGGTGCCTACCCACCAGCACCAAGTAGTGGCTACCCAGGAGCTGGAGGCTACCCTGCCCCTGGTGGTTATCCAGCCCCTGGAGGCTATCCCGGCACCCCACAGCCCGGCGGAGCTCCATCCTATCCTGGAG ttcttccaggCCAAGGGTTTGGAGCCCCACCAGGAGGAGCAGGCTTTTCTGGTTATCCACAGCCACCTACACAGTCTTATGGGGGTGGCCCAGCACAGGTCCCGCTACCTG gTGGTTTTCCTGGGGGAGCGATGCCTTCTCAGTATCCTGGAGGACAACCTCCTTACCCTAGTCAG ATCAATACAGAATCCTTTCCTTCCTATCctgttttctctcctgtttcttgggATTATAGCAGTGAA CCTGCTGcgatgactcagggaactcagggAACAATCCGACCCGCTGCCAATTTCGATGCTATGAGAGATGCTGAAGTTCTTCGTAAAGCGATGAAGGGTTTTG GTACAGACGAGCAGGCAATTATAGATGTTGTGGCCAATCGTTCCAATGACCAAAGGCAAAAAATTAAAGCAGCTTTTAAGACCATGTATGGCAAG GATTTAATCAAAGATCTTAAATCAGAGTTAAGTGGAAATATGGAAGAACTGATCCTTGCCCTCTTCATGCCACCTACATATTATGATGCCTGGAGTTTACGGAATGCAATGAAG GGAGCAGGAACTCAGGAACGTGTGTTGATTGAAATTTTGTGCACAAGAACAAACCAGGAAATCCGAGAAATAGTCAGATGTTATCAATCAGAATTTGGACGAGACCTTGAAAAGGACATTAGGTCAGATACATCCGGGCATTTTGAACGTTTACTTGTATCCATGTGCCAG GGAAATCGTGATGAGAACCAGAATGTTAACCACCAACTGGCTCAGGAAGATGCTCAGCGTCTCTACCAGGCTGGTGAGGGGAGACTAGGGACAGATGAATCTTGCTTTAACATGGTTCTTGCCACAAGAAGCTTTCCTCAGCTGAAAGCTACCATGGAGGCCTATTCCAGG ATGGCTAATCGAGATTTGTTAAGCAGTGTCAGCCGTGAGTTTTCCGGAAATGTTGAAAGCGGTTTGAAGACCATCT TGCAGTGTGCCCTGAACCGCCCTGCCTTCTTTGCTGAGCGGCTCTACTATTCTATGAAAGGCGCCGGCACAGATGACTCCACCCTGGTCAGGATTGTGGTCACTCGAAGTGAG
- the ANXA7 gene encoding annexin A7 isoform X2: MSYPGYPPTGYPPFPGYPPTGQESSFPPPGQYPYPSGFPPMGGGAYPPAPSSGYPGAGGYPAPGGYPAPGGYPGTPQPGGAPSYPGGQGFGAPPGGAGFSGYPQPPTQSYGGGPAQVPLPGGFPGGAMPSQYPGGQPPYPSQPAAMTQGTQGTIRPAANFDAMRDAEVLRKAMKGFGTDEQAIIDVVANRSNDQRQKIKAAFKTMYGKDLIKDLKSELSGNMEELILALFMPPTYYDAWSLRNAMKGAGTQERVLIEILCTRTNQEIREIVRCYQSEFGRDLEKDIRSDTSGHFERLLVSMCQGNRDENQNVNHQLAQEDAQRLYQAGEGRLGTDESCFNMVLATRSFPQLKATMEAYSRMANRDLLSSVSREFSGNVESGLKTILQCALNRPAFFAERLYYSMKGAGTDDSTLVRIVVTRSEIDLVQIKQMFSQMYQKTLGTVIASDTSGDYRKLLLAIVGQ; the protein is encoded by the exons ATGTCATACCCAGGCTATCCGCCCACAGGCTATCCACCTTTCCCTGGATATCCC CCTACGGGTCAGGAgtcctctttccctcctcctgGTCAGTATCCTTATCCTAGTGGTTTTCCTCCAATGGGAGGAGGTGCCTACCCACCAGCACCAAGTAGTGGCTACCCAGGAGCTGGAGGCTACCCTGCCCCTGGTGGTTATCCAGCCCCTGGAGGCTATCCCGGCACCCCACAGCCCGGCGGAGCTCCATCCTATCCTGGAG gCCAAGGGTTTGGAGCCCCACCAGGAGGAGCAGGCTTTTCTGGTTATCCACAGCCACCTACACAGTCTTATGGGGGTGGCCCAGCACAGGTCCCGCTACCTG gTGGTTTTCCTGGGGGAGCGATGCCTTCTCAGTATCCTGGAGGACAACCTCCTTACCCTAGTCAG CCTGCTGcgatgactcagggaactcagggAACAATCCGACCCGCTGCCAATTTCGATGCTATGAGAGATGCTGAAGTTCTTCGTAAAGCGATGAAGGGTTTTG GTACAGACGAGCAGGCAATTATAGATGTTGTGGCCAATCGTTCCAATGACCAAAGGCAAAAAATTAAAGCAGCTTTTAAGACCATGTATGGCAAG GATTTAATCAAAGATCTTAAATCAGAGTTAAGTGGAAATATGGAAGAACTGATCCTTGCCCTCTTCATGCCACCTACATATTATGATGCCTGGAGTTTACGGAATGCAATGAAG GGAGCAGGAACTCAGGAACGTGTGTTGATTGAAATTTTGTGCACAAGAACAAACCAGGAAATCCGAGAAATAGTCAGATGTTATCAATCAGAATTTGGACGAGACCTTGAAAAGGACATTAGGTCAGATACATCCGGGCATTTTGAACGTTTACTTGTATCCATGTGCCAG GGAAATCGTGATGAGAACCAGAATGTTAACCACCAACTGGCTCAGGAAGATGCTCAGCGTCTCTACCAGGCTGGTGAGGGGAGACTAGGGACAGATGAATCTTGCTTTAACATGGTTCTTGCCACAAGAAGCTTTCCTCAGCTGAAAGCTACCATGGAGGCCTATTCCAGG ATGGCTAATCGAGATTTGTTAAGCAGTGTCAGCCGTGAGTTTTCCGGAAATGTTGAAAGCGGTTTGAAGACCATCT TGCAGTGTGCCCTGAACCGCCCTGCCTTCTTTGCTGAGCGGCTCTACTATTCTATGAAAGGCGCCGGCACAGATGACTCCACCCTGGTCAGGATTGTGGTCACTCGAAGTGAG